A region of Dictyostelium discoideum AX4 chromosome 1 chromosome, whole genome shotgun sequence DNA encodes the following proteins:
- a CDS encoding hypothetical protein (Heat shock protein HslV (EC 3.4.99.-)) has protein sequence MFNFSKLSSKYLIPSLQKSPIIGNLGNSNISNVVVESSKLSSGTSGYYTGGAPLPPPQYWGLGAGAGSMHSDPYRMKATTILSVRRNGKVVIIGDGQVTLGHSIVKPNAKKIRKLSDGKIIAGFAGSVADAFTLFELLERKLTEHRGLLLKSCVELAQQWRTDKYYRRLEASLIVADKDITLNIDGNGDVLEPNDGILAIGSGGDFALSAARALLTVPDLDPEEIARRSMKIAADICIYTNHNFILEVIDSNNENKDNLNPIIDGSGETTTTTDSNNTNNTNSITDSITSSTLSTTSFPDQSNQQNPTTTNPITNETEPSNPNQ, from the coding sequence atgtttaatttttcaaaattatcaagtaaatatttaataccaTCATTACAAAAAAGTCCaataattggtaatttaGGAAATAGTAATATAAGTAATGTTGTAGTTGAAAGTAGTAAATTAAGTTCGGGTACAAGTGGATATTATACAGGTGGAGCACCACTTCCACCACCACAATATTGGGGTCTTGGTGCAGGTGCAGGATCAATGCATTCTGATCCATATAGAATGAAAGCAACTACAATTTTATCAGTTAGAAGAAATGGTAaagttgttattattggtgATGGTCAAGTTACACTTGGTCACTCGATTGTCAAACCAAATGCAAAAAAGATTAGAAAGTTATCAGATGGTAAAATCATTGCAGGTTTTGCAGGATCAGTTGCAGATGCATTTACACTCtttgaattattagaaaGAAAATTAACAGAACATCGTGGTTTACTCTTAAAGAGTTGTGTTGAATTAGCACAACAATGGAGAACTGATAAATACTATAGAAGATTGGAAGCATCATTAATCGTAGCCGATAAAGATATCACATTAAATATCGATGGTAATGGTGACGTTTTAGAACCAAACGATGGTATCCTCGCaattggtagtggtggtgattTTGCATTATCTGCTGCTCGTGCCCTCCTAACCGTACCAGATTTAGATCCTGAAGAAATCGCAAGAAGATCAATGAAAATTGCAGCTGATATCTGTATCTATACAAATCATAATTTCATCTTGGAAGTAATTGATAGtaacaatgaaaataaagataatttaaatccaattaTTGATGGTTCTGgtgaaacaacaacaaccaccgattcaaataatacaaataatacaaattcaaTCACTGATTCAATAACCTCATCAACTTTATCAACAACTTCTTTCCCTGATCAatcaaatcaacaaaatccTACTACAACTAATCCAATTACAAATGAAACTGAACCTTCAAATCCTaatcaataa
- a CDS encoding hypothetical protein (Nuclear NF-kappaB activating protein), translating into MSHRERDRDRDRDSDRDRDRNRYSRSRSRGSRSRSRSRSRSRDRNRNRDYNKDRSSNRDSYYNDRDYKKDRSSNRDRDYYDRDRNRDYKNSSSGSSSGGGGGGSGENYTVKSSSYRESNSNNSKVEIQKQENISKDYFIDNKGVNNSIERKDNIKNENNNNNSFDNRKAEFNNNSYGEKKEFDNNNNRNYHGGNSRYVNNNNNNNNNNYNNNNNKSNYNGTDFFEYRKKLREEATCFSVYERSPSPPKKGELEEIDDQFLSNKKKSKKSRRKSSSNSDSSSSDSDSDSSRSREKRKKSKSRKDKKKRKEKKKHQRKSSKRSSKYSDSDSDSDSSFSDSDYSDSDRSDSEGRSRKKRSKKRSKKRHDHHKESVHDASMWEEKVEQQTQTLSNRDIGPKPISEVQVGSYGGAMMPGEAEAIAQFVKENKRIPRRGEVGLTSEQIASFEETGYVMSGSRHRRMNAVRIRKESQVYSAEEQKALAMLNREEKAKRENRLLADFRDLINTKLQAD; encoded by the coding sequence atgagtCACAGAGAAAGAGATAGAGATAGGGATAGAGATAGTGATAGAGATAGGGATAGAAATAGATATAGTAGAAGTAGAAGCAGAGGAAGTCGAAGTAGAAGCCGAAGTAGAAGTAGAAGTCGAGATAGAAATAGAAATAGAgattataataaagataGAAGTAGCAATAGAGATAGTTATTATAATGATAGagattataaaaaagatagaagTAGCAATAGAGATAGAGATTACTATGATAGAGACAGAAATAgagattataaaaatagtagtagtggtagtagtagtggtggtggtggtggtggtagtggtgaaAACTATACTGTAAAATCATCCTCATATAGAGAAtctaatagcaataatagcaaagtagaaattcaaaaacaagaaaatatatcaaaagattattttattgataataaaggAGTTAATAACTCGATTGAAAGaaaagataatattaaaaatgaaaataataataataattcatttgataatagAAAAgcagaatttaataataacagctatggtgaaaaaaaagaatttgataataataataatagaaattacCATGGTGGTAATTCAAgatatgtaaataataataataataataataataataattataataataataataataaaagtaattataATGGTACAGACTTTTTTgaatatagaaaaaaattaagagaAGAAGCAACATGTTTTTCGGTTTATGAAAGATCACCTTCACCACCTAAAAAAGGTGAATTGGAAGAAATTGATGATCAATTTTTATcaaacaaaaagaaatcaaagaaatcacGAAGAAAATCTTCTTCAAATTCagattcttcatcatctgatTCAGATTCAGATTCTTCAAGATCAAgagaaaagagaaaaaaaagtaagagtagaaaagataaaaagaaaagaaaagaaaagaaaaaacatcAAAGGAAATCATCAAAGAGATCGTCGAAATATTCAGATTCAGATTCGGATTCGGATTCATCCTTTTCAGACTCTGACTATTCAGATTCAGATCGTAGTGATTCTGAAGGTAGATCAAGAAAGAAACGTAGTAAGAAACGTAGTAAAAAACGTCACGACCATCATAAAGAGAGTGTTCATGATGCGTCAATGTGGGAAGAGAAAGTTGAACAACAAACTCAAACTCTATCCAATAGAGATATTGGTCCAAAACCAATTTCAGAGGTTCAAGTTGGTAGTTATGGTGGTGCTATGATGCCTGGTGAAGCTGAGGCAATAGCACAATTTGTCAAAGAGAATAAACGTATTCCAAGAAGAGGTGAAGTTGGTTTAACTAGTGAACAAATTGCATCATTTGAAGAAACAGGTTACGTTATGAGTGGTAGTAGACATCGTAGAATGAATGCTGTTCGTATTCGTAAAGAAAGTCAAGTCTATAGTGCTGAAGAACAAAAAGCTTTGGCAATGCTCAATCGTGAAGAAAAGGCAAAAAGAGAAAATCGTCTTTTAGCTGATTTTagagatttaattaatacaaaACTTCAAGctgattaa